The following proteins are encoded in a genomic region of Cricetulus griseus strain 17A/GY chromosome 7, alternate assembly CriGri-PICRH-1.0, whole genome shotgun sequence:
- the LOC100751701 gene encoding secreted and transmembrane protein 1b-like has protein sequence MVAYSVTSTGPCPRILWTLLLLAASLNAHTQTWDNPTCTESEVSAPRGNRVVMACNISNTFRDVTIGLTANGKTSTIFNTKPPGNYFNDSWQLQIQGGQAYLVITDVQDIHAGQYVWRLNGNQRPPDQFIVLNVTDPDTEDQEPESLQVIAEPPPAVHTDVTIVMIIIIIIIVVVVIIGIIAFAWYKHYGSRKHHRYEVPGPGLSPGSPHSPYLALP, from the exons ATGGTGGCCTACTCTGTAACATCCACTGGCCCATGTCCCAGAATTCTCTGGACCCTCCTTCTCCTGGCTGCCTCCCTGAATGCCCATACACAAA CCTGGGACAACCCCACATGCACTGAATCAGAAGTGTCTGCACCCAGAGGCAACCGCGTGGTGATGGCCTGTAACATCTCCAACACCTTCAGAGATGTCACCATTGGGCTGACTGCCAATGGAAAGACCAGTACCATCTTTAACACAAAGCCTCCAGGAAACTACTTTAATGATTCCTGGCAGCTTCAGATTCAAGGAGGCCAGGCCTACCTGGTGATCACAGACGTGCAGGACATTCACGCAGGGCAGTACGTGTGGAGGCTGAATGGAAACCAGAGACCACCAGACCAGTTCATCGTCCTGAATGTTACTG ACCCAGACACTGAGGACCAGGAGCCCGAGAGCTTGCAGGTCATTGCTGAGCCCCCACCTGCAGTGCACACAGATGTCACCATTGTcatgatcatcatcatcatcatcattgtcgtGGTCGTCATCATAGGAATCATTGCATTTGCCTGGTACAAGCACTATGGTTCCCGGAAGCACCACAGATATGAAGTCCCAGGGCCTGGTCTGAGTCCTGGGTCTCCTCATAGTCCCTACCTGGCACTGCCCTAA
- the LOC100751987 gene encoding secreted and transmembrane protein 1A-like — MKRCPLVSTAHIARVVCILLLAASVNAQNESWDSPLCTESALSVPRGSRAVMTCNISNTFADVSIWLEGQIIFNEAPQGNSRLDDWELQVQGGQARLMINDTQDVHTGLYLWQLHGHQRDYKNFTLTVSEPSNKETTDTPSSDPVKHFQQRARPDTLVGVVVAVILILGLTGIGALICHRHHRSLKSQWIHAVVPDLRHRASPPHSVSEAAACAQTPKDLCFSEKTNCADAGSSIKSSEPLLRRGNFKVHEVPAAAGSLEEN, encoded by the exons ATGAAGAGGTGCCCCTTGGTGTCCACTGCCCACATTGCCAGGGTGGTCTGCATCCTGCTCCTGGCTGCTTCGGTGAATGCACAGAATGAAA GCTGGGACAGTCCCCTGTGCACCGAGAGTGCATTGTCTGTGCCTAGAGGCAGTCGTGCTGTGATGACCTGTAACATCTCTAACACCTTCGCTGATGTCTCCATCTGGCTGGAGGGCCAGATCATCTTCAATGAGGCACCCCAAGGAAACTCCCGCTTGGATGACTGGGAGCTGCAGGTTCAAGGGGGCCAGGCACGGCTCATGATCAATGACACCCAGGATGTCCACACAGGGCTGTACTTGTGGCAGCTGCATGGACACCAGCGAGATTACAAAAACTTCACCCTGACTGTTTCAG AGCCTTCAAACAAGGAGACCACAGACACACCCTCCTCAG ATCCAGTCAAGCACTTTCAGCAGAGAGCCAGGCCTGATACCCTTGTGGGAGTCGTGGTCGCTGTCATCTTGATCTTGGGACTCACAGGAATCGGCGCCCTAATCTGCCACAGGCACCACCGTTCTTTGAAGTCCCAGTGGATTCATGCCGTGGTACCTGACTTGAGGCACAG AGCCAGCCCGCCCCACAGTGTCTCTGAGGCTGCAGCCTGTGCCCAGACGCCGAAGGACCTGTGCTTCTCAGAGAAAA CAAACTGTGCTGATGCAGGAAGTTCCATCAAAAGTTCTGAACCTCTGCTGAGAAGgggaaacttcaaagtccatGAGGTCCCTGCAGCTGCAGGAAGCCTAGAAGAAAACTGA